From the Anopheles coustani chromosome X, idAnoCousDA_361_x.2, whole genome shotgun sequence genome, one window contains:
- the LOC131268857 gene encoding vesicle-associated membrane protein 7, with protein MPILYTVVTRGQIVLARYAECVGNFAEVTELIVPKIQLEDHKLTYLHGNYLIHYICENRVIYLCITDDRFDRAKAFMFLQDVQQRFIATYGLAVATAIAYAMNSEFSRVLSARMRSYNEGGQQLDAISRVNGEIDELRDIMVKNIENITNRGERLELLVNQTETLRNSSVTFRQTSRNLARTMFWRNVRIYFLVAALVLFAIYVIVSMACKGLLWEGCIHSSAPQPTKPPSGGL; from the exons ATGCCCATCTTATACACGGTGGTAACCCGCGGCCAGATTGTGCTGGCCCGGTACGCCGAGTGCGTCGGGAACTTCGCCGAGGTGACGGAGCTGATCGTACCGAAGATTCAGCTCGAGGATCATAAGCTCACGTACCTTCACGGTAACTACTTGATACACTACATCTGCGAAAACCGTGTTATCTATTTGTGCATCACGGACGAC CGATTCGACCGAGCGAAGGCTTTTATGTTCCTGCAGGATGTGCAACAGCGCTTCATTGCCACTTACGGGTTGGCGGTGGCCACCGCCATCGCGTACGCGATGAACTCGGAGTTTTCGCGCGTCCTGTCGGCGCGTATGCGCAGCTACAACGAGGGCGGCCAGCAGCTGGACGCGATCAGTCGCGTGAACGGCGAAATCGATGAGCTGCGGGACATTATGGTCAAGAACATCGAGAACATAACCAACCGGGGCGAGCGGCTCGAGCTGCTGGTCAACCAGACGGAGACGCTGCGCAACAGT TCTGTAACATTCCGACAAACATCCCGCAACCTAGCCCGCACGATGTTTTGGCGCAACGTTCGTATCTACTTCCTTGTGGCTGCCTTGGTTCTGTTCGCTATCTACGTGATTGTCAGCATGGCTTGCAAGGGACTGCTCTGGGAGGGCTGCATCCACTCGTCCGCGCCGCAACCAACAAAGCCGCCGAGCGGCGGCCTTTAA
- the LOC131268749 gene encoding uncharacterized protein LOC131268749 yields the protein MYDQMSDGRGYLVYKNRYNGKAEQDNPNLMFILLSINEKYASSRYSTYRCAGKLYALQKALYTSYIPFEMVHSILNRHQLSLIDSAPSIKPPQLTAVLHDVYFAASRMGYFDDLPTPLNLEAASAILAGFFWAVFDPKRSSPISVLELRQTFLLLCSHANHAQMIWEHFRLISDHNLCVSRHRFEAMLTVLSKMLMFLGEPDHLRPAMVQQITSECFLNYPGLVGLTEYQFSCLWKLSSLFSYYANVVSLNKRMQDTEHIVHGLPCYACRTMINGLRFKCQRCRNVSLCIDCFTHGFANKQHNMSHKMFEISSNEQDHPARCGVWLSKLWHWVWATRYQEEAPSPSTYENMEAKLIDTKAVELMQEGASEPHDTLVKEALLATLSRASTSTVKRNMSLFSSVEYNSFNNTQQKHLLIKLASVTGTLEEHHNEYRKQVTEYWNTLTAEEKKSVSKMHSYLTTYTQQFAECLEQIKLISTHTAQAIPQCSSTPYRRSALTLVANDCANESTKSKYSPEVEEKRSFVGSSRLEKTELSVRDISTWFHIDLSTSGSAPGAGESESKRNDEKVTNAVMKQCDETSNPVTDENELSYRIDRLKLDTQMANFRDLLLKVREIVDDSYSDNTELARSTLQIEKALDRIIAEEELKRAKLLV from the exons atgtACGATCAAATGAGCGACGGACGAGGCTATCTTGTGTATAAGAACCGGTACAACGGGAAAGCTGAACAGGATAATCCGAATCTTATGTTTATTCTGCTATCAATAAATGAGAAATATGCCTCTTCCCGATACAGTACCTACCGGTGCGCTGGAAAATTGTATGCACTGCAGAAAGCCCTCTACA CGTCCTACATTCCATTTGAGATGGTTCATTCAATTTTGAATCGACACCAGCTGAGTCTCATCGACAGTGCACCTTCTATCAAACCTCCTCAACTGACCGCCGTATTGCATGACGTTTATTTCGCGGCCTCACGAATGGGGTACTTTGATGATCTCCCAACGCCGTTGAATCTCGAAGCCGCCAGTGCCATCTTGGCAGGCTTCTTCTGGGCCGTTTTTGACCCGAAGCGTTCTTCACCGATATCGGTGCTGGAGCTTCGTCAAACGTTTTTACTGTTGTGCAGTCATGCGAATCATGCACAAATGATATGGGAACACTTTCGACTCATCAGCGATCACAACTTGTGTGTTTCGCGACATCGCTTCGAGGCAATGTTGACCGTGCTGTCGAAAATGCTTATGTTCCTTGGTGAACCAGACCATCTTCGGCCGGCGATGGTGCAGCAGATTACGAGCGAATGCTTTCTCAACTACCCGGGCCTGGTTGGCCTGACAGAGTACCAGTTTTCGTGCCTCTGGAAGCTGTCGTCGCTCTTTTCCTATTACGCTAACGTCGTGTCGTTGAACAAGCGAATGCAGGATACGGAGCATATTGTACATGGTTTACCATGCTATGCCTGCCGTACTATGATCAATGGGCTGCGCTTCAAATGTCAGCGTTGCCGTAATGTTTCCCTGTGCATCGATTGTTTCACACATGGCTTCGCTAACAAGCAACACAATATGTCGCACAAAATGTTCGAAATTAGCAGCAACGAGCAGGATCACCCGGCGCGCTGTGGTGTCTGGTTAAGCAAGTTGTGGCACTGGGTTTGGGCGACCCGCTACCAGGAGGAAGCTCCGTCTCCTTCCACCTACGAAAATATGGAGGCAAAACTAATCGATACAAAAGCCGTCGAGCTGATGCAGGAGGGTGCTTCCGAGCCGCATGATACATTGGTCAAAGAGGCCTTGCTGGCTACACTTTCGCGCGCATCAACCTCCACAGTGAAGCGCAATATGAGTCTGTTCAGTAGCGTGGAGTACAACAGCTTTAACAATACTCAGCAGAAACATTTACTCATCAAACTTGCATCCGTTACTGGCACGCTAGAAGAACATCACAACGAGTACCGAAAGCAAGTGACCGAGTACTGGAATACGCTTACtgctgaagaaaagaaatcagTCAGTAAAATGCATTCATATCTCACGACTTACACGCAACAATTCGCTGAGTGCTTGGAGCAGATAAAACTAATAAGCACACATACCGCACAGGCTATACCGCAATGTTCTAGCACGCCATATCGTCGATCCGCACTCACGTTAGTTGCAAATGACTGTGCAAACGAATCAACCAAATCAA AGTACTCCCCTGAAGTTGAAGAGAAAAGATCCTTCGTTGGTTCGTCCCGACTGGAGAAAACAGAACTCTCGGTACGGGACATCAGCACCTGGTTCCATATCGATTTATCAACTTCAGGATCGGCGCCCGGTGCAGGAGAATCGGAATCCAAGAGAAACGATGAAAAGGTGACAAACGCTGTAATGAAGCAATGCGACGAGACCTCCAATCCGGTGACCGACGAAAACGAGCTATCGTACCGCATTGACCGGCTGAAGCTGGACACGCAGATGGCAAATTTTCGCGATCTATTGCTGAAAGTACGTGAAATCGTTGACGACTCCTACAGTGACAACACGGAGCTGGCCCGCTCGACGCTACAAATTGAAAAAGCTCTAGATCGTATTATCGCGGAAGAGGAACTGAAGCGTGCTAAGCTGCTTGTTTAG
- the LOC131268750 gene encoding ragulator complex protein LAMTOR3 homolog, with amino-acid sequence MTDDVKRFFHTILKRVTGLNCIIITDRDGVPLMKVGDDKSVGMIMKPSFHTTFTMATEQSNKLGLGRNRNIISIYTGYQVVQMNKLPLLVTFIGNECCNIGHILALDQQIEVILDEVKIAVTEA; translated from the exons ATGACGGACGATGTAAAACGATTCTTCCACACGATCCTGAAGCG CGTGACGGGACTGAactgcatcatcatcacggaTCGAGATGGTGTACCGCTGATGAAGGTCGGTGATGATAAATCAGTAGGCATGATCATGAAACCATCATTCCACACCACCTTCACCATGGCAACCGAGCAATCGAACAAACTAGGACTCGGGAGAAACCGGAACATCATCTCCATCTACACCGGCTACCAGGTTGTGCAGATGAATAAACTACCCTTGCTGGTAACGTTCATTGGCAACGAATGCTGCAACATCGGACATATTCTTGCACTCGACCAGCAGATAGAAGTGATCCTAGATGAGGTGAAAATAGCTGTAACCGAGGCGTAA
- the LOC131269171 gene encoding frequenin-1 produces MGKKNSKLKQDTIDRLTTATYFTEKEIRQWHKGFLKDCPNGLLTEQGFIKIYKQFFPQGDPSKFASLVFRVFDENNDGSIEFEEFIRALSITSRGNLDEKLHWAFRLYDVDNDGFITRDEMYNIVDAIYQMVGQQPQTEDDNTPQKRVDKIFDQMDKNHDDRLTLEEFREGSKADPRIVQALSLGGD; encoded by the exons atggggaaaaaaaactccaaactaaaacaagacACCATCGATCGCCTGACGACAGCCACCTACT TTACAGAGAAAGAAATCCGGCAATGGCACAAAGGTTTTCTGAAGGACTGCCCGAACGGGTTGCTAACAGAGCAG GGTTTCATCAAGATATACAAACAATTCTTCCCCCAGGGTGATCCCAGCAAATTTGCCTCGCTTGTGTTCAGAGTGTTCGATGAGAATAAC GACGGTTCCATAGAGTTCGAAGAGTTCATTCGGGCACTGTCGATTACTTCGCGGGGCAACCTAGACGAGAAGCTGCATT GGGCTTTCCGGCTATACGACGTCGACAATGATGGTTTCATAACGCGCGACGAGATGTACAACATTGTGGACGCAATATACCAGATGGTG GGTCAGCAGCCACAGACCGAGGACGACAACACGCCGCAGAAGCGGGTAGACAAAATCTTCGACCAGATGGACAAGAACCACGACGACCGGCTAACGCTGGAGGAGTTCCGCGAGGGCAGCAAGGCGGACCCGCGGATTGTGCAGGCGCTCAGTTTAGGCGGCGATTAA
- the LOC131268722 gene encoding chondroitin sulfate glucuronyltransferase: MGLTTNINRTHYLLAGVVCGFVLSYYSPQDYAELVTECPEATEHSNKLLALEHGGEFEPQLNLEQKPMIAKKPVKNIVRPRYYYTELGIREKLFVGVLTAEENVESLATAINRTTAHLVNKMKFFINADNVKSNFRLKNIVGFTDTRENLRPFHMLKYLADNYLDEYDYFLLLTDTTYVNARTLRSQLEHLSVTMDVYMGTLGDGSGGNDGGGARDDRQYCDLHAGIVLSSGVIRKIRANLDWCVRNCASNNHNVNIGKCVTYSTKIKACQSSWQGIDVASYRLSNYKIYRDFNLIAKEPAFNGAATVFPVTSADDFYLLHAYFSRVHLERNSQVKRELQNEAMQISNDTLLNDILEVRWPLGVPKPNPPESRHDVVPWMALNTTHSLMWNSEVNVHRLSVVDEEDIRNVLNKTIMEATRNDPNVEYRSVHSAYKRFDAVRGMDYRLLLNFYDRKAKRMTLKSFEVIKPISLIEIVPSPYVTESTRVAILLPTFEHQIQESEQFLEAYEKTCMDNQDNTFLMLIFFYGADTPNKGDDDVFLPLKNIALALTEKHKQIGSRVAWVSIRLPTEVSSKFDENYRYHSSLYGPYAKMSFVAVDLALRKIGLESLVMVCSNGASFRPDFLNRVRMNTIQGFQVFSPIGFMMYPCEWTGLCKPCDNCDVGQGSGYFDRANYDVVSFYSNDYVATRKQLETVLPIVRSDRDILNLLMNDSDTHGAEGGSITTILDLFARSDSKIHVLRAVEPNLRFGRDISNYLANDTNGERFSKLHCVEEDRERCIRIASKKQIGDVFVQNTKQYENREAV, encoded by the coding sequence ATGGGGTTGACTACCAACATCAATCGGACGCATTATCTGCTGGCCGGGGTGGTGTGCGGCTTTGTCCTGAGCTATTACTCACCCCAGGACTATGCCGAGCTCGTCACTGAGTGCCCGGAGGCCACGGAACATTCGAACAAACTACTTGCGCTTGAGCATGGCGGTGAGTTTGAGCCGCAACTTAACCTAGAACAAAAGCCTATGATCGCCAAGAAACCGGTGAAGAACATCGTTCGCCCGCGTTACTACTACACCGAGCTGGGAATACGAGAGAAGTTGTTCGTGGGTGTGCTGACTGCGGAAGAAAACGTCGAAAGCCTTGCGACCGCCATCAATCGCACCACCGCCCATCTCGTGAACAAGATGAAGTTCTTCATAAACGCTGACAATGTCAAATCGAACTTTCGGCTGAAAAACATTGTGGGATTCACCGACACCCGGGAAAACTTACGTCCATTTCATATGCTCAAGTACCTGGCGGACAACTATCTGGATGAGTACGACTACTTTCTGCTGCTAACCGATACAACGTACGTTAATGCCCGGACGCTGCGCAGCCAATTAGAGCACTTAAGCGTCACGATGGATGTCTACATGGGCACGCTGGGCGATGGTTCCGGCGGTAATGATGGAGGCGGCGCGCGTGACGATCGGCAGTATTGCGATCTGCATGCGGGCATCGTTCTGAGCAGCGGTGTCATCCGCAAAATACGAGCCAACCTCGATTGGTGCGTGCGCAACTGTGCCTCGAACAATCACAACGTTAACATCGGAAAATGTGTGACCTACTCGACCAAAATCAAAGCATGCCAAAGCTCGTGGCAGGGCATTGATGTCGCTAGCTATCGATTGAGCAACTACAAAATCTATCGCGATTTCAATCTGATCGCCAAGGAACCGGCGTTCAACGGTGCCGCGACGGTCTTCCCCGTCACCTCGGCTGATGATTTCTACCTACTGCACGCCTACTTTTCGCGTGTGCATCTGGAGCGCAATAGCCAGGTGAAGCGCGAGCTGCAGAACGAAGCGATGCAGATTTCCAACGACACGCTGCTGAACGATATACTGGAGGTCCGTTGGCCGCTGGGCGTACCGAAGCCGAACCCACCCGAATCTCGCCATGACGTTGTTCCTTGGATGGCCCTGAACACCACCCACTCGCTCATGTGGAACTCGGAGGTGAACGTGCACCGATTGTCTGTCGTCGACGAGGAAGACATACGGAACGTGCTGAACAAGACAATCATGGAGGCGACCCGCAATGACCCGAACGTCGAGTATCGCAGTGTGCATTCCGCATACAAGCGCTTCGATGCCGTACGGGGGATGGATTACCGCTTGTTGCTCAACTTTTACGACCGCAAGGCGAAACGAATGACGCTCAAGAGCTTCGAAGTGATTAAACCGATCAGCTTGATAGAAATCGTTCCGTCACCATACGTAACGGAGAGCACGCGCGTAGCCATACTGCTGCCCACGTTCGAGCATCAAATTCAAGAGTCGGAGCAGTTTCTGGAAGCGTACGAGAAAACATGCATGGATAATCAGGACAATACCTTCCTTATGTTGATATTTTTCTACGGCGCCGATACTCCCAACAAGGGAGATGACGATGTGTTCCTGCCACTGAAGAACATTGCCCTTGCGCTGACGGAGAAACACAAGCAGATTGGATCAAGGGTAGCCTGGGTTTCTATCCGCCTGCCAACAGAGGTCAGCAGTAAGTTTGACGAAAATTATCGCTACCATAGCTCGCTGTATGGGCCGTATGCCAAGATGAGTTTCGTTGCCGTCGACCTCGCTTTGCGCAAGATCGGACTGGAGAGCCTGGTAATGGTGTGCTCGAACGGTGCCTCCTTTCGGCCGGACTTTTTGAATCGCGTCCGGATGAATACCATCCAAGGGTTCCAGGTGTTCAGTCCCATCGGCTTTATGATGTACCCGTGCGAATGGACTGGCCTTTGCAAACCGTGCGATAATTGCGACGTCGGCCAGGGCAGCGGATACTTCGATCGGGCCAACTACGACGTGGTGTCGTTTTACAGCAATGACTATGTCGCGACACGCAAGCAACTCGAGACGGTGCTGCCCATCGTGCGCAGTGATCGTGATATTTTGAACCTACTGATGAACGATTCCGATACCCATGGAGCAGAAGGTGGTTCCATCACGACCATTTTAGATCTGTTCGCTCGGAGCGACAGCAAGATACACGTACTGCGAGCTGTCGAGCCGAATCTACGCTTCGGACGTGATATAAGCAACTATCTGGCAAACGATACCAATGGAGAACGCTTTTCGAAGCTGCACTGCGTGGAGGAGGATAGGGAGCGTTGCATTCGGattgcatccaaaaaacaGATAGGAGACGTTTTTGTACAAAACACAAAGCAATACGAGAACCGCGAAGCCGTTTAA